A single window of Tautonia marina DNA harbors:
- a CDS encoding class I SAM-dependent methyltransferase, translating into MSSSASERPSGGFDRTAWFYEPLARLYSLGQIEAAKASQLEFLNRGDRVLYVGVGAGEDAVLAASRDVELTCIDLSDRMLRRARSKVERAGHTAEFIRGDVFDHDRKGAYDVVAANFFLNCFERGPMRRMLRHLASLVRPGGRLLIADVAVPSGPLVHRAIHRAYNGVGIALYWAMGLVPLHPIYDYRRYFDEAGLRCQSVKDFRVLPFGPVSFQAIEAVRIDQAIEPQ; encoded by the coding sequence ATGTCCTCCTCGGCTTCCGAGAGACCCTCGGGTGGCTTCGACCGCACTGCCTGGTTTTATGAACCGCTGGCGCGGTTGTATTCGCTCGGTCAGATCGAGGCGGCCAAGGCATCGCAACTGGAGTTCCTGAACCGTGGCGATCGAGTGCTGTATGTGGGAGTGGGGGCAGGCGAGGATGCCGTCCTTGCGGCCTCCCGAGATGTGGAACTGACCTGTATCGACCTCTCGGATCGCATGTTGCGCCGCGCTCGATCGAAGGTTGAGCGCGCGGGGCATACGGCCGAGTTCATTCGCGGCGATGTGTTCGACCACGACCGCAAGGGAGCTTACGACGTGGTAGCCGCGAACTTCTTCTTGAATTGCTTTGAGCGCGGCCCGATGCGTCGGATGCTCCGCCACCTGGCCAGCCTGGTTCGGCCGGGGGGAAGGCTGTTGATTGCCGATGTCGCGGTCCCCTCGGGACCGCTTGTGCATCGAGCGATTCATCGAGCCTACAACGGGGTTGGCATCGCGTTGTACTGGGCGATGGGGTTGGTCCCGCTCCATCCGATCTACGACTACCGGCGCTATTTTGACGAGGCGGGGCTGCGGTGCCAATCGGTGAAGGACTTCCGTGTCCTCCCGTTTGGCCCGGTCAGTTTTCAGGCGATCGAGGCAGTTCGGATTGATCAGGCGATCGAACCGCAATGA
- a CDS encoding Rieske (2Fe-2S) protein: MSTEDERFHTVAKVGEIPEGQGRAFDVDGVMVAVFLDGGQYYAIEDYCPHQGAPLSDGIVYDKSVTCTWHGWRFDLQDGRHLEGSRSRVPTFPVRVVGDEIQVNID; encoded by the coding sequence GTGTCGACCGAAGACGAGCGTTTTCATACGGTCGCGAAAGTTGGAGAGATCCCTGAAGGTCAGGGGCGAGCATTCGATGTGGACGGGGTCATGGTCGCGGTCTTCCTCGACGGAGGGCAATACTACGCGATTGAGGACTACTGCCCCCACCAGGGAGCCCCGCTGAGTGACGGAATCGTCTACGATAAATCGGTCACCTGCACCTGGCACGGCTGGCGATTCGACCTTCAAGACGGCCGCCACCTCGAAGGATCTCGATCCCGGGTGCCAACCTTCCCGGTACGGGTCGTCGGCGATGAAATCCAGGTGAACATCGACTGA
- a CDS encoding quinone oxidoreductase family protein, which produces MRAAYIESHGEASTIKVGELPTPTPGPGEVLVRVGAAAINPIDLYLRSGRVAMPMSFPYVVGTDVAGTVEAVGPEVTRFRPGDRVWGSNQGLLGRQGSVAEYVCSDERWLYSTPPKLSDAEAASMALVGITAHLGLFERGHLKPHETVYVSGGGGGVGSMVIQMAKATGARVATTAGHEPTLELCRSLGADLVLNYKTDDVPARLREWSEDGIDLWYETQRDPDLMTIVPLLRKRGRAVLMAGRDATPSFPLGSFYPRNCSILGFAMFNYEPDDQLTCAENMIRWISHDRLRPIVGRTFTLDQAAEAQQFLEDNTVAGAGTLVGKVVITINNA; this is translated from the coding sequence ATGCGAGCCGCCTATATCGAGTCGCACGGTGAAGCCTCGACCATCAAAGTCGGGGAGCTTCCAACCCCCACGCCGGGACCTGGCGAGGTGCTCGTCCGGGTCGGCGCGGCAGCCATCAACCCAATTGATCTGTACCTGCGATCAGGTCGGGTCGCCATGCCGATGAGCTTCCCTTACGTGGTCGGCACCGATGTCGCCGGGACTGTTGAGGCGGTCGGTCCCGAGGTGACTCGATTTCGTCCCGGAGATCGTGTCTGGGGGTCGAATCAAGGGCTCCTCGGCCGCCAGGGGTCGGTGGCCGAGTACGTCTGCTCCGATGAACGATGGCTCTATTCGACCCCCCCCAAGCTGTCCGACGCCGAAGCCGCGTCGATGGCCCTGGTCGGAATCACCGCTCACCTCGGTCTGTTCGAGCGAGGGCACCTGAAGCCCCACGAAACTGTTTATGTGTCGGGGGGCGGCGGTGGGGTCGGCTCAATGGTCATTCAGATGGCCAAGGCCACCGGAGCCCGGGTCGCCACAACCGCCGGGCATGAGCCCACCCTCGAACTCTGTCGATCGCTCGGCGCCGATCTCGTCCTCAACTACAAGACCGACGATGTGCCCGCCCGCCTCCGCGAGTGGTCCGAGGACGGCATCGACCTCTGGTACGAGACCCAGCGCGATCCCGACCTGATGACCATCGTCCCCCTGCTCCGCAAGCGAGGACGAGCCGTCCTCATGGCCGGTCGGGACGCCACCCCAAGCTTCCCCCTGGGCTCCTTCTATCCACGCAACTGCTCGATCCTTGGTTTCGCCATGTTCAATTATGAACCTGACGATCAGCTTACCTGTGCCGAGAACATGATTCGCTGGATTTCTCACGACCGACTCCGGCCGATCGTCGGCCGCACCTTCACGCTCGACCAGGCCGCCGAGGCCCAGCAATTCCTCGAAGACAACACCGTCGCAGGGGCGGGCACCCTCGTGGGGAAGGTCGTGATTACGATCAACAACGCTTGA
- a CDS encoding CAP domain-containing protein yields MIVFNRVPVRTSAVLGLALAITGFAPRSAMASADPVWGLLTTLIRGVVPDEPTALSDETLLNELTRDENDLRRVIDEGVTLAQQPVQMQPAQTYQVQPTQPTYTPQYYYYYPAPAPVAGYQTVQNTVNAAVTYWTGQQPMQAAPAAPQPAAAPAAAAPAAPATTQGDPHGFTAWLNGIRSQYGLAPVAYDENLSAWANMNNAQQNSRGLGHHVMGPARRQNSAMGSAASIGAQWLASPPHAAALLDPSIRMIGIAGMGAYWTFNAY; encoded by the coding sequence ATGATTGTTTTCAACCGCGTCCCTGTTCGAACGTCCGCCGTGCTTGGTCTGGCTCTGGCCATCACGGGATTTGCTCCTCGATCCGCTATGGCCTCGGCTGACCCCGTCTGGGGACTGCTCACGACCTTGATTCGAGGGGTCGTTCCCGACGAACCGACGGCCCTCTCCGACGAAACCCTCCTGAACGAGTTGACGCGAGACGAGAACGACCTGCGACGAGTGATCGACGAAGGGGTTACACTCGCTCAGCAGCCGGTCCAGATGCAACCCGCCCAGACGTATCAGGTCCAACCGACCCAGCCCACCTACACGCCGCAATATTACTACTACTACCCCGCTCCGGCCCCGGTCGCGGGCTATCAGACCGTTCAGAACACGGTGAATGCCGCCGTGACCTACTGGACCGGCCAGCAGCCCATGCAGGCCGCCCCCGCGGCCCCTCAGCCGGCTGCCGCTCCGGCCGCCGCCGCGCCTGCTGCCCCGGCTACGACCCAGGGTGATCCGCACGGATTTACGGCCTGGCTCAACGGCATCCGAAGCCAGTACGGCCTGGCCCCGGTCGCTTACGACGAAAACCTGTCGGCGTGGGCAAACATGAACAATGCCCAGCAAAACAGTCGCGGCCTGGGCCACCACGTCATGGGGCCAGCTCGCCGACAAAACAGCGCCATGGGATCGGCCGCCAGCATCGGCGCTCAGTGGCTCGCCTCTCCTCCTCACGCCGCCGCCTTGCTCGATCCGTCGATCCGGATGATCGGGATCGCGGGAATGGGGGCGTACTGGACCTTCAACGCCTACTGA